AGCTCTTTGAATCGGTTGAATCCAGTTCCTCCTCCATTGAAGAACTGACATCCTCAATCAAAGAGGTTGCTTCAAGTGCGGACGGTCTCCTGAATTCGACCGACGATACACTCTCAACCATTGAGGAGATTACCGCTTCAATAAGAGAAGTCGAGGTAAATACCAAGGAGTCCGCCAGGCTGAGTGAAAGGGTTATGACCGAGGCGTCAACATACGGTAAGGATGCCATTGAAAAGACGATAGAGGGAATGGAAAGGATAAAGATCTCAGTCGAGACCACCGCGGAGTACATAAAGAGACTGGGAGGCAGATCTGAAGAAATTGGAAAGATCCTCACGGTAATAGATGAAATCACAGACCAGACCACCCTCCTCGCTCTTAATGCCGCCATACTTGCAGCGCAGGCCGGTGAACACGGCAAGGGCTTCTCCGTGGTAGCCGATGAGATCAAGGATCTCGCTGAACGCACATCCTTCTCCACCCAGGAGATCTCAACGCTGATCCATACCGTCCAGAAAGAGGTCGCTGACGCAGTGTATGCAATGAACCTCGGATTTGAGGCGGTTACCGGGGGGCTCGGTCTCTCAAAAAACGCATCCGGTGCGCTGGAGAAAATAATTGAAAGCGCCAGGCTTTCTTCCGATATGTCGACTGCCATAGAACACTCCACATCGGAACAATCCGAGGCTGCAAGGTTCGTTGCTGAATCAATGGAGAAGGTAAGGAACATGGTAAGCCAGATTGCAAAGGCAACTGCAGAGCAGTCAAGGGGCATGTCCCTCCTTATGAATGCAGCAGAACGCATAAGGAGTATTGCAACACAGGTCAAGACTGCAACAGAGGAACAGTCTCAACAGAGCAAGCTCATACGCCAGAGCACGGAGGTTGTATCCGAAAAGAGCCAGCACATAGCAAGCGCACTCAACGAACAGAAAATGGGATCAGAGCAGATCAGGCATTCAATAAGGAACATCTCTGATATTCCTGCAAAGAACAGGAATATCTCCTTCAAGGTAAATAACGCCCTCAGGACACTCGTGAAGGATACCGAGCTTATTGTGACAGAGATGGAGAAGTTCAGCTTCACACCTGTCTCTCATAGTGAAAAGACAACAAGGTTCGGCGTCATTCCCCTCGAGAGCCCCGCCGAGATGCACCGGAGATTCAGCCCCCTCTCCGATTATCTCGGCAGAAAACTGGGTAAAAAGGTCGAGCTCAAGGTTGGTGTGGACTTCCAGGGCGCTATCCAGGATATAGGCAACGGCGTGACCCAGCTATGCTTCATGACCCCGTCAACCTATATCAAGGCCAGAAGGGATTACAACGTAAGGGCGCTGGTAAAGGCGCTGAATAACGGAAAGCCCTACCATCACTCCGTTATCATAGCACGCTCCGGCAGTTCCATCGCAGGTCTCAAAGACCTCAAGGGCAAGTCCTTCTGTTTCGGCGATCCTGACTCAACCTCATCTCACATCGTACCGAGGTTTATGCTTCTTCAGGAAGGGGTGGACATCTCGGACCTGCTCTTTTACAACTACCTTGGTCACCATGACGATGTCGCGGAGGCGGTCCTTTCAGGTGAATATGATGCAGGTGCCGTCATGGAGTTGACCGCCGAAAAATACAAGGAGCGGGGCCTGAAGTATATCAAGTTCTCAGAGGAGATTCCCGAGTTCAACGTATGTGTATCAAGGGATCTGCCTGAAAACGAGGTTCAGATGATTAAATCGGCCTTCCTGTCCCTTAAGGACACCGACACTGAAGGGCTCTCCATCCTTAAATCAATAAATGAACATTACACAGGCTTTATTGAGACATCCGACGAAGACTATCAAAAGATCCGTGAAATGATGTCACAAATACAACTGATCTGAGGAGGCAACCAATGGTAAAAGGAATTTCACTTTTAGTTTCATATGCTGCATGTCGGTTCATTGACTTTATCAGACATCCCGCGGGGCTGGAAATAATCAGGATGAATAATGCCCTGTCATCCGGTGGGAACTGAGATGACTATCGAAAAGAGTCTCTCAACAAGGTTTATATACAGGATCCTGATAATTCTCTTCGTTGGACAGTCCCTGATCTGGGCATGGTCCTTCTACCGTGAAAAGACGACCCTCGAAGACTCCCTCAACAACGTGCTATCCCTGTCGGGTGGTATAATAAGCAACATAGCTGCAACCGCCCTTGTCAGCTCAGATCATACATATCTTGAACGGATAATCGATGATATCTTGAAGAATGAAGACATAATCTCCGTAGAGATTCTGGATGCGGACGGGAAGAGACTCATCAAAAAGAGTCACGAAAGCACCGGGACTGCCTACAAAATATCCGAATTTCCCATTCGGTCCGGCACCGACGTAATAGGCAAGGTCAGGATAAGATACTCCGTTAGAAGGATAAAGGCAAACCTCGCCGGTCATCTCATCACCTCCATGATGCTCCAGATGGTTGTCTTCATAGGTCTCATTTTTCTTATTGCCCTGTTCTTTAAACGTGATATCGGTGGACGCATAAGGGAGATGAGCAGGGTTATCGAGAAGATCACCCTTGGTGACCTGTCCCAAAGCATCGGCATCGAGGATAAAACGGAAATCGGAACAATAGCCCGTGGTATCGACTTCCTTATAACGAGACTGAAGGGTTACATAAGAAAATTAAAGGATATCTCAAGGAATGTATCGGCGGCCATGAGCCAACTCAACCTGACCTTCAAGAACGTGACCAACAGTGTAAACAACCAGCAAAAATCCCTTGAAGATGTCTCACTGTCCCTCAGAAATGCATCCAAGTCACAACTACGGATACATAAAAACACGGACACACTCCTTTCCCTTTCAAACGACAATGTCTCTGCTCTCCTGGAATTCAAGGCTACCTCGGAAGAGATAGCCGCTGCTGCCGAAAGTCTTCAGCGCAATATTAACGACTCCTACTCGACCACTACCGAGCTTACCCAGTCATCACATGAAGTCGCCTCTCTTACAACGGAGGTATCCTCGGCTATGCAGGAGGCATCTGCCTCTGCAGATGAGATAAATGCGACGGTAAAGGAAATCGAACGCATCTCTCGGGAGTCGGCGGAACTGAGTTTCCTTACAACGGAAACCGTATCCGGGAAGGGGATGCTCTCGATTGTTGAAGCAGTTGAAAGGATGGAACAGATCGAGGCATCCGTAACTGAACTCAAGCAATCGATTGAGAGACTGGGAGGAATGTCCAAGGACATCGAGAAGATCCTCTCCGTCATCAGGGATATTACGGAACAGACGGGGCTTTTGAGTCTGAACGCTCAAATTCTTGCGGTTCAGGCCGGGGAATACGGAAAGAGCTTTTCGATAGTGGCATCCGAGATGAAGACGCTGTCCGACAGGACCGCGTCCTCGACCCGGGAGATAGCTGGAATCGTTTCAACGCTCAAGAGAGAAATCCAGACGGTGGTAAATGGAACCAATGAGACCTTTACCATGGTAGAGAAGGGAAGCGAAGCGGTAATGAATACAGGAGAGGCGCTTCGCGAGATCCTGCACTCCTCACAACGTTCGAGCGAGATCGCACAGAGTATAAAACGCGCATCGATTGAGCAGACGCGGGGACTTGAGTTGATTGTGAAGGCTATTGAACATATCAAAAAAATGATTTTTAAGGTAAGCAGGGCCACCGAGGAACAGGAAAAAGGCATTTCGTACCTTCTTGAGAGCGTCTCATCCATCAAGGAATCCATGGAGATCACAAAGAAGGCCACGGACGAACAGGCGAAGAGCACAAAGTTTATCACCGACAATATAGAATTAGCAAATGAAAAAACCGCTGAAATAACAACGGCATCCTCTGAACAACAGAAGATAAATGAGCACATAACGAGTCTCCTGCAGTCTGTAATGAATCTGGGTAAGAATACCGCAAGGGATGTCAAAGAGGTCTCGCTGTTCATATCATCGCTCCATGCGGAGGTGGAAGAACTCAGGAAGGAAATGGATCACTTCAGAACCGAAACAGGGCAATGAAATATCTTGTTTTCTTTATAAAGGACGATTACTTCGGGATTGATATCTTCAAGCTTGCGGAGGTCCTGAATCCTGTAAAACTCCACGCGGTTCCCGATGTACCCGAGTTTATTTCCGGGGTAATAAACCACAGGGGTGAGGTCATCCCCGTTGTTTCCATGCGAAGGCGTTTCGGCATCACGGAAGAGGCGGGGAAGGCGCGGATCGTAATACTGGGATTCGGTAAAGGAGAGAAAATCGGCCTCCTGGTTGACGGTGTCACGGAGATAGCGGAGATACCCCGGGAACGGATATCAAAACCGTCCAGCCTGTTCAAGGGATTCAGGCCGGAATTCATTGAGGGAATAGCAGAGATGGGGAATGAACGGATTATTATCATCATGGATATAGAGAGGGTGTTCTCAACCGAGGAAAAGGTGCTCCTTAAGGAATCGAAGAGGAAGGCTGAAGGTGGAAAATCCCCCACTAAAAAAACCGCAAAAAAGGGAGGCGGCCAAAAAAGACTGCTCAGGAGCGCCGGGGTAAATGTAAAAGATGAATAACGAAAAGCTCAACAGGGATATAGAACTGAAAAGGTCCAGGATCTTCTCTCAGAGAGGACGATCCGAAGGACTGTCGGTAATAATCGACTCCTTCAAGGATGAAAGCTGGAGGGTAAGGAAAACCGCGCTTGACGTACTTATGGATAATTACCCCGCAGAAGGCTATATCCGGGATCTAATTAACCTCCTCTACCTGGAAGACAACGCCGGCGCGCGTAATACCGCCATCGAGGCATTAACAAGACTGGGGAAGAAGGGACTCCCCAACCTGATAAAGGCATTCGATACGGACAACCGGGATGTCAGGAAGTTTATAATTGATGTCATCGGCATAATCGGCGGCACGGAAGTAACACATCTTCTGCTTAAGGCTATAAGGGACGAAGACGAAAACGTCCGGGCCTCCGCGGTTGAATATCTCGGGAAGTTGAGGGAACCCTCTGTAACTGATGCACTGATAAATATAATTGAAGAGGAAGACGTCTGGACTGCCTATCCGGCGGTAAACGCACTCGGGATGATAGGCGACAGAAAGGTTATTCCCTTCCTTATTAAATCACTCGGGAACAGGCCGCTGACCGAACCCGCCCTCCGTTCACTTTCAGCGTTTTCCGAGCCCGACACCCTGCAATACGTAATCCCTCTCCTTCGTGATCAGAGACGTTCGATACAGGAAGAGACGCTCAGAACCATCGAGAGATACTATGAAAACGGTGTTTCCGAAGAATATATCTCTGAGCGGCTCGTGGAACTCGTCGGTGCCGATGCATTTGAAATCTGCCTGAAATACACAAGCCATAATAATCCGGAAGTAAAAAAGGCTGCCATAATCACCCTGGGGCTGCTACATGACCACCGTGCCGTGATGCAACTTCTCGATCTTGCCGAAGATGAAAACCTCAGGGATATTGTAAAGAGGGCGCTTGTCTTCATGGGCAAGAAAGACCCCGGCCTGTTTCCTGAACTCCTTCATACTGTAACGCCTGAAAAGAGAAGACTCATTGTTGACTCAATGGCTGACATAGGCGCACCCGGTTACATCGATATCTTTACGGGGCTCCTGCATGATCGTGATGGGCATGTGATAGTTCATGCCGTACGCGGACTCGGACGAATCGGTGACAAAAAGGCCGTCGACAACCTGCTTTCGATCCTGGGACATCCTTATCCCGATGTTCAGGAAGCGCTGATCGGTTCCTTAACAAAGCTGAAGGACCGGATTGACCCCTCTCACCTCATGGACGGACTCCGTTCTGCAAATGAGGTGATACGGAGAAACTCTGTTACACTCCTTGGTGAATTAAGATCTGAATATGCATTACAGGAGCTGAGCCTCACACTTGGAGACCCTTCAGTTGGTGTCAGGACGGCAGCCGTTACGGCCATTTCACGTATCAGATGGAAGGACACCCTGAAGTATATAAAGATGGCCCTGAGCGATGAGTCACCAGAGGTAAGAGAGGTGGCAACGGGGTGCCTTGCCATCTTTGACAACGATGAAGCCCTTGAAGCACTGAGAGTAATGGCAAAGGATTCAGAAGGGTCCGTACGTGCTATGGCCGCACGGACTCTTTCTTCCATCAGGAATGAAGGGGCTGTTGAGACCCTTATAAATCTGCTTCATGACCGGAACGGCTTTGTCGTCACCCAGGCTATCGAATCATTGTCGGCATTTAACCACCCGTCTGCAAGGAAGGAGTTGCTCGGTTTACTCAACTTCCCCGACAGGGAAATTAAGAGGACCGCCATCATGGCGCTTTCTTCCTATTCCGGGGTGGAGGATGCAGTAAAACCCTTCCTGTTCAGCGAAGACTGGGCAACAAGGCTTGCGGCGGTCCAGGCGCTCTCAAGGATGGGGACCGAAAAGGCAAGGGAATGTCTCGAAGGGATTTACGATATTGAAGACGATCCCTCCGTGAAGAGGGAAATCGAGGACGGATTAGGTGTTTGAAGGGGAAGAAACCATCAAGTTAAATGAAGATGCCTTTAGACTTCTCCGTGAACTCATCAGGGACTTCTCCGGCATCTATTTTGATAACAAATCGAGATCCCTCCTTGAGAGAAGACTTAACGGCCGTCTCAGGTCACATAATATAAAAACCTTCCGGGACTATTACAGATACCTGCTGTATGACCGCAACAGGGACACCGAACTGTCCGAGATAATGGATATACTTACCGTCAATGAGACCTATTTTTTCAGGGAAAAAAACCAGCTCCGTGCCTTCTCGGAAGAGATA
Above is a genomic segment from bacterium BMS3Abin08 containing:
- the mcpB gene encoding methyl-accepting chemotaxis protein McpB; this encodes MGTLEKKILGAVVLVIVTGSVFAVTMVYFMQKKSIYETAQEKMFETANVISKSLKRTMLEGKSDITRAMSNDFKTLKGIENITILNHEGREAFNKTAPSKESEIVKRFAADLSPFSIIKNNRMLIYRPLENSPACQKCHLVKSPFLGVVKISMSLRDEQSKIVRMAMFNILATISAIFILSFIIWILMRKIIINPIRKIEGAATLLAQGDLTFRTDIAADDEIGQASSALQGALQSISSILQRVKDITRRVSKISTEVETESRDLVETTKTETEAIENISSSIEELNASISEISESTDGLAVSSEEMASAIEEMSASIFQIAQNSNELFESVESSSSSIEELTSSIKEVASSADGLLNSTDDTLSTIEEITASIREVEVNTKESARLSERVMTEASTYGKDAIEKTIEGMERIKISVETTAEYIKRLGGRSEEIGKILTVIDEITDQTTLLALNAAILAAQAGEHGKGFSVVADEIKDLAERTSFSTQEISTLIHTVQKEVADAVYAMNLGFEAVTGGLGLSKNASGALEKIIESARLSSDMSTAIEHSTSEQSEAARFVAESMEKVRNMVSQIAKATAEQSRGMSLLMNAAERIRSIATQVKTATEEQSQQSKLIRQSTEVVSEKSQHIASALNEQKMGSEQIRHSIRNISDIPAKNRNISFKVNNALRTLVKDTELIVTEMEKFSFTPVSHSEKTTRFGVIPLESPAEMHRRFSPLSDYLGRKLGKKVELKVGVDFQGAIQDIGNGVTQLCFMTPSTYIKARRDYNVRALVKALNNGKPYHHSVIIARSGSSIAGLKDLKGKSFCFGDPDSTSSHIVPRFMLLQEGVDISDLLFYNYLGHHDDVAEAVLSGEYDAGAVMELTAEKYKERGLKYIKFSEEIPEFNVCVSRDLPENEVQMIKSAFLSLKDTDTEGLSILKSINEHYTGFIETSDEDYQKIREMMSQIQLI
- the mcp4 gene encoding methyl-accepting chemotaxis protein 4, whose product is MTIEKSLSTRFIYRILIILFVGQSLIWAWSFYREKTTLEDSLNNVLSLSGGIISNIAATALVSSDHTYLERIIDDILKNEDIISVEILDADGKRLIKKSHESTGTAYKISEFPIRSGTDVIGKVRIRYSVRRIKANLAGHLITSMMLQMVVFIGLIFLIALFFKRDIGGRIREMSRVIEKITLGDLSQSIGIEDKTEIGTIARGIDFLITRLKGYIRKLKDISRNVSAAMSQLNLTFKNVTNSVNNQQKSLEDVSLSLRNASKSQLRIHKNTDTLLSLSNDNVSALLEFKATSEEIAAAAESLQRNINDSYSTTTELTQSSHEVASLTTEVSSAMQEASASADEINATVKEIERISRESAELSFLTTETVSGKGMLSIVEAVERMEQIEASVTELKQSIERLGGMSKDIEKILSVIRDITEQTGLLSLNAQILAVQAGEYGKSFSIVASEMKTLSDRTASSTREIAGIVSTLKREIQTVVNGTNETFTMVEKGSEAVMNTGEALREILHSSQRSSEIAQSIKRASIEQTRGLELIVKAIEHIKKMIFKVSRATEEQEKGISYLLESVSSIKESMEITKKATDEQAKSTKFITDNIELANEKTAEITTASSEQQKINEHITSLLQSVMNLGKNTARDVKEVSLFISSLHAEVEELRKEMDHFRTETGQ
- the cheW_3 gene encoding chemotaxis protein CheW, with translation MKYLVFFIKDDYFGIDIFKLAEVLNPVKLHAVPDVPEFISGVINHRGEVIPVVSMRRRFGITEEAGKARIVILGFGKGEKIGLLVDGVTEIAEIPRERISKPSSLFKGFRPEFIEGIAEMGNERIIIIMDIERVFSTEEKVLLKESKRKAEGGKSPTKKTAKKGGGQKRLLRSAGVNVKDE
- a CDS encoding putative lyase, with the translated sequence MNNEKLNRDIELKRSRIFSQRGRSEGLSVIIDSFKDESWRVRKTALDVLMDNYPAEGYIRDLINLLYLEDNAGARNTAIEALTRLGKKGLPNLIKAFDTDNRDVRKFIIDVIGIIGGTEVTHLLLKAIRDEDENVRASAVEYLGKLREPSVTDALINIIEEEDVWTAYPAVNALGMIGDRKVIPFLIKSLGNRPLTEPALRSLSAFSEPDTLQYVIPLLRDQRRSIQEETLRTIERYYENGVSEEYISERLVELVGADAFEICLKYTSHNNPEVKKAAIITLGLLHDHRAVMQLLDLAEDENLRDIVKRALVFMGKKDPGLFPELLHTVTPEKRRLIVDSMADIGAPGYIDIFTGLLHDRDGHVIVHAVRGLGRIGDKKAVDNLLSILGHPYPDVQEALIGSLTKLKDRIDPSHLMDGLRSANEVIRRNSVTLLGELRSEYALQELSLTLGDPSVGVRTAAVTAISRIRWKDTLKYIKMALSDESPEVREVATGCLAIFDNDEALEALRVMAKDSEGSVRAMAARTLSSIRNEGAVETLINLLHDRNGFVVTQAIESLSAFNHPSARKELLGLLNFPDREIKRTAIMALSSYSGVEDAVKPFLFSEDWATRLAAVQALSRMGTEKARECLEGIYDIEDDPSVKREIEDGLGV